The segment CGCTGGATCAGATCGTCATACGCGTCCTTCAGGCCACGCTCGGCTGCCTGCTTGTTATAGGCGGCGCAGGCGTAGCCCTGCTGATCGCTCTCGACGTTGTCGCAGGGCGTGCTCTCTTCCTCGGCGGCGTGGGCCCCGCATGCCGCGGCCAGCAACACCAGCCATGCCATTGATTTCATCCGTTTTCTCCTGAACAGGCTGACGAATCGCAGGGATTCTCGCTCAGCCAACGCCTGCGCGATAGCTCCCTGACGAAATGTTCATGAAGCCCTTGTCGAGACTGAATCTCATCTGTGAGCGGCGTGCCAGAGCGTGCCCTGTCGGCCCTTGACGCTTTCGGCAAACCCCCTGTCGTTTTTGCATCGGGGCGCCATGGAGCACAGGCATATGCTGGCCCCAAAGCACGGGCACACGGCCCGGCGCCCGCAAACTTCAATAAAAGGGGACAGCCTGATGAGCCCAGCCGAACTTCACGCCGACAGCATCGTCATCGACGGCCTGATCATTGCCAAATGGAACCGCGAGCTGTTCGAGGACATGCGCAAGGGCGGGCTGACCGCGGCCAACTGCACGGTGTCGGTGTGGGAGGGCTTCAAGGCCACCGTCGACAACATCGCCGCCAGCCAGAAGCTGATCCGCGACAACGCCGACCTGGTAATGCCGGTGCGCACCACCGCCGACATTCGCAAGGCCAAGGAGCTGGGCAAGACCGGCATCCTCTTCGGCTTCCAGAACGCCCACGCGTTCGAAGACCAGATCGCCTATGTAGACGTGTTCAAGCAGTTGGGCGTGGGCATCGTGCAGATGTGCTACAACACCCAGAACCTGGTGGGCACCGGCTGCTACGAGCGTGACGGCGGGCTGTCGGGCTTCGGCCGCGAGATCGTCGCCGAAATGAACCGCGTCGGCATCATGTGCGACCTCTCGCATGTGGGCTCCAAGACTTCCGAGGAAGTCATCCTCGAATCGAAAAAGCCGGTGTGCTACTCGCACTGCCTGCCCTCGGGCCTCAAAGAACACCCGCGCAACAAGTCCGATGAAGAGCTCAAATTCATCGCCGACCACGGCGGCTTCGTTGGCGTGACCATGTTCGCGCCGTTTTTGGCCAAGGGCATCGACTCGACTATCGACGACTACGCCGAGGCCATCGAGTACACCATGAACATCGTCGGTGAAGACGCCATCGGTATCGGTACCGACTTCACCCAGGGCCACGGCCAGGACTTCTTCGAGTACCTGACCCACGACAAGGGTTACGCCCGTCGCCTGACCAACTTCGGCAAGATCATCAACCCGCTGGGCATTCGCACCGTCGGCGAATTCCCCAACCTCACCGAAACCTTGCTCAAGCGCGGCCATTCCGAGCGTGTGGTGCGCAAGATCATGGGCGAGAACTGGGTGAACGTCCTCAAGGATGTGTGGGGCGAATAAGCCGCTCTCCAAGCCTGAAAGCCCCTGCCAGCAACGCCGGGGCATCCAAATACAAAAATTTTCTGGAGTTGAGTTTCCATGGCCAAGATCGCCCCGCAATTGCCAATCGAAGTCGATACCGAAACCGGCGTATGGACCAGCGACGCCCTGCCGATGCTGTACGTGCCCCGGCATTTCTTCGTCAACAACCACATCGGCATCGAGGAAGTGCTGGGCGCCGACGCCTATGCCGAGATCCTCTACAAGGCGGGCTACAAGTCGGCCTGGCACTGGTGTGAAAAAGAAGCCGAGTGCCATGGCCTGGAAGGCGTGGCGGTGTTCGAGCACTACATGAAGCGCCTCAGCCAGCGCGGCTGGGGCTTGTTCAAGATCCAGGACATCGACCTGGATAAAGGCACCTGCAGCGTCAAGCTCGAGCACTCGGCGTTCGTGTACGTGTACGGCAAGTGCGGGCGCAAGGTCGACTACATGTTCACCGGCTGGTTCGCCGGTGCCATGGACCAGATTCTCGCTGCCCGCGGCAGCAAGATCCGCACCGTTGCCGAACAGGTCTACGGCGGGTCGGAAGAAGGCCACGAAGATGGCCTGTTCGTTACAAAGCCGTTGTAAGCCGGAGACCGCGTCATGGCATTCGAAGCAATGTTCCAGCCGATTCAGATCGGCAAACTGACCATCCGCAACCGCGTGCTCAGCACCGCGCACGCCGAGGTGTATGCCACCGACGGCGGCATGACCACCGACCGCTATGTGAAGTACTACGAAGAAAAGGCCAAGGGCGGCATCGGCCTGGCGATCTGCGGCGGCTCGTCGGTGGTGGCCATCGACAGCCCGCAGGAGTGGTGGGCATCGGTCAACCTGTCCACCGACCGCATCATCCCGCACTTCCAGAATTTGGCCGACGCC is part of the Pseudomonas fakonensis genome and harbors:
- a CDS encoding dipeptidase, whose translation is MSPAELHADSIVIDGLIIAKWNRELFEDMRKGGLTAANCTVSVWEGFKATVDNIAASQKLIRDNADLVMPVRTTADIRKAKELGKTGILFGFQNAHAFEDQIAYVDVFKQLGVGIVQMCYNTQNLVGTGCYERDGGLSGFGREIVAEMNRVGIMCDLSHVGSKTSEEVILESKKPVCYSHCLPSGLKEHPRNKSDEELKFIADHGGFVGVTMFAPFLAKGIDSTIDDYAEAIEYTMNIVGEDAIGIGTDFTQGHGQDFFEYLTHDKGYARRLTNFGKIINPLGIRTVGEFPNLTETLLKRGHSERVVRKIMGENWVNVLKDVWGE
- a CDS encoding DUF5943 domain-containing protein, with amino-acid sequence MAKIAPQLPIEVDTETGVWTSDALPMLYVPRHFFVNNHIGIEEVLGADAYAEILYKAGYKSAWHWCEKEAECHGLEGVAVFEHYMKRLSQRGWGLFKIQDIDLDKGTCSVKLEHSAFVYVYGKCGRKVDYMFTGWFAGAMDQILAARGSKIRTVAEQVYGGSEEGHEDGLFVTKPL